The following coding sequences lie in one Arachis hypogaea cultivar Tifrunner chromosome 9, arahy.Tifrunner.gnm2.J5K5, whole genome shotgun sequence genomic window:
- the LOC112710956 gene encoding inositol phosphorylceramide glucuronosyltransferase 1 isoform X1, whose amino-acid sequence MKALNTLWLCLLILLLFVRLGASDGHRKTNEAYATLLYGDEFLLGVRVLGKSIRDTGSKKDMVVLVSDGVSDYACNLLQADGWIVEKISLLSNPNKIRPSRFWGVYTKLKIFNMTDYKKVVYLDADTIVVKNIEELFKCARFCGNLKHSERMNSGVMVVEPSISLFNDMMNKVNTLPSYTGGDQGFLNSYYSEFPNAHVFEPNMPSESLNNRKVPEMERLSTVYNADVGLYMLANKVLEYSHLITVKYIQWMVDENELRVIHYTLGPIKPWDWWASWLVKPVDVWQNIREKLEESLPGTRGGQNPKDSLIVKFLFLFPICVVLFCCYRSYQKNPCCFGSFCRTSLFDHVRHHCHKIKSGGSVAYISISTSTISSTHEYKVPAYLGGISVCVCFMATVVSLGLAFLLVPRQVTPWTGLLLMYEWTFTIFIILFGGYLHLISNWGKTIASRLPSSSSHAEVSDGDLGKGNQRHMSSCDGATWFYGLGMTILAIAGPSMPFLFGVTALFLRLGLIVAGVIILASFMTYASEHLAIRSFLKGIEEYDIAKNVHP is encoded by the exons ATGAAAGCACTCAATACGCTGTGGTTGTGTTTGTTAATTCTGTTACTCTTCGTTCGATTGGGAGCTTCCGATGGACATCGCAAGACGAACGAGGCATACGCTACTCTGTTGTACGGTGACGAATTTTTGCTTGGCGTTCGAGTTCTCGGGAAATCGATTCGTGACACGGGATCCAAGAAGGACATGGTTGTTTTGGTCTCAGATGGAGTCTCTGATTATGCTTGCAACCTCCTCCAG GCTGATGGGTGGATAGTTGAGAAGATTAGTTTACTATCAAATCCAAATAAAATACGTCCATCGAGATTTTGGGGTGTATATACAAAGCTAAAAATATTTAACATGACTGACTACAAGAAAG TTGTATATCTTGATGCGGACACAATTGTGGTTAAAAATATTGAAGAACTTTTCAAATGTGCAAGATTTTGTGGTAACTTGAAGCATTCTGAGAGGATGAATTCAGGTGTCATGGTGGTAGAACCGTCTATCTCACTCTTTAATGACATGATGAACAAAGTGAATACTCTGCCATCTTATACTGGAG GAGATCAGGGATTTCTCAATTCGTATTACTCGGAATTTCCTAATGCACATGTTTTTGAGCCAAATATGCCTTCAGAGTCATTGAATAATAGAAAAGTTCCTGAAATGGAGCGACTTTCCACTGTTTATAATGCAGACGTAGGTCTTTACATGTTGGCTAATAAGGTACTAGAATATAG CCATCTTATTACAGTCAAATATATTCAGTGGATGGTAGATGAGAATGAACTCCGGGTGATTCACTATACGCTCGGCCCTATCAAGCCTTGGGATTGGTGGGCATCTTGGCTTGTGAAACCTGTTGATGTGTGGCAG AACATAAGGGAAAAGCTTGAGGAATCCCTTCCTGGAACTAGAGGGGGCCAAAATCCTAAAGATAGTCTTATTGTGaagtttctttttctatttccaaTATGTGTTGTACTCTTTTGTTGCTATCGTTCATATCAGAAG AATCCATGTTGCTTTGGTTCCTTTTGTAGAACTTCACTATTTGATCATGTCAGACACCATTGTCATAAAATTAAATCAGGTGGATCAGTTGCATATATTAGCATTTCTACTTCAACCATCAGTTCCACCCATGAG TACAAAGTTCCTGCTTACTTGGGTGGCATTTCAGTCTGTGTCTGCTTTATGGCTACAGTGGTGTCTCTTGGACTAGCTTTCTTGTTAGTACCTCGACAAGTGACTCCATGGACTGGTTTGCTTTTGATGTACGAATGGACATTCACAATCTTCATTATATTATTTGGAGGTTATCTCCATTTGATTTCTAACTGGGGAAAGACCATCGCATCACGACTGCCTTCTTCGTCATCTCATGCCGAAGTTTCTGATGGCGATTTGGGAAAAG GCAATCAGCGACATATGTCATCGTGTGACGGTGCCACATGGTTCTATGGATTAGGGATGACCATCTTGGCTATTGCTGGTCCATCGATGCCTTTTCTTTTTGGGGTAACTGCTTTGTTTTTAAG GTTAGGTTTGATTGTTGCCGGGGTAATAATATTAGCATCTTTCATGACATACGCTTCCGAACATCTTGCTATCAGATCATTTTTGAAGGGCATTGAAGAATATGATATTGCAAAAAATGTGCATCCTTGA
- the LOC112710956 gene encoding inositol phosphorylceramide glucuronosyltransferase 1 isoform X3 yields the protein MKALNTLWLCLLILLLFVRLGASDGHRKTNEAYATLLYGDEFLLGVRVLGKSIRDTGSKKDMVVLVSDGVSDYACNLLQADGWIVEKISLLSNPNKIRPSRFWGVYTKLKIFNMTDYKKGVMVVEPSISLFNDMMNKVNTLPSYTGGDQGFLNSYYSEFPNAHVFEPNMPSESLNNRKVPEMERLSTVYNADVGLYMLANKWMVDENELRVIHYTLGPIKPWDWWASWLVKPVDVWQNIREKLEESLPGTRGGQNPKDSLIVKFLFLFPICVVLFCCYRSYQKNPCCFGSFCRTSLFDHVRHHCHKIKSGGSVAYISISTSTISSTHEYKVPAYLGGISVCVCFMATVVSLGLAFLLVPRQVTPWTGLLLMYEWTFTIFIILFGGYLHLISNWGKTIASRLPSSSSHAEVSDGDLGKGNQRHMSSCDGATWFYGLGMTILAIAGPSMPFLFGVTALFLRLGLIVAGVIILASFMTYASEHLAIRSFLKGIEEYDIAKNVHP from the exons ATGAAAGCACTCAATACGCTGTGGTTGTGTTTGTTAATTCTGTTACTCTTCGTTCGATTGGGAGCTTCCGATGGACATCGCAAGACGAACGAGGCATACGCTACTCTGTTGTACGGTGACGAATTTTTGCTTGGCGTTCGAGTTCTCGGGAAATCGATTCGTGACACGGGATCCAAGAAGGACATGGTTGTTTTGGTCTCAGATGGAGTCTCTGATTATGCTTGCAACCTCCTCCAG GCTGATGGGTGGATAGTTGAGAAGATTAGTTTACTATCAAATCCAAATAAAATACGTCCATCGAGATTTTGGGGTGTATATACAAAGCTAAAAATATTTAACATGACTGACTACAAGAAAG GTGTCATGGTGGTAGAACCGTCTATCTCACTCTTTAATGACATGATGAACAAAGTGAATACTCTGCCATCTTATACTGGAG GAGATCAGGGATTTCTCAATTCGTATTACTCGGAATTTCCTAATGCACATGTTTTTGAGCCAAATATGCCTTCAGAGTCATTGAATAATAGAAAAGTTCCTGAAATGGAGCGACTTTCCACTGTTTATAATGCAGACGTAGGTCTTTACATGTTGGCTAATAAG TGGATGGTAGATGAGAATGAACTCCGGGTGATTCACTATACGCTCGGCCCTATCAAGCCTTGGGATTGGTGGGCATCTTGGCTTGTGAAACCTGTTGATGTGTGGCAG AACATAAGGGAAAAGCTTGAGGAATCCCTTCCTGGAACTAGAGGGGGCCAAAATCCTAAAGATAGTCTTATTGTGaagtttctttttctatttccaaTATGTGTTGTACTCTTTTGTTGCTATCGTTCATATCAGAAG AATCCATGTTGCTTTGGTTCCTTTTGTAGAACTTCACTATTTGATCATGTCAGACACCATTGTCATAAAATTAAATCAGGTGGATCAGTTGCATATATTAGCATTTCTACTTCAACCATCAGTTCCACCCATGAG TACAAAGTTCCTGCTTACTTGGGTGGCATTTCAGTCTGTGTCTGCTTTATGGCTACAGTGGTGTCTCTTGGACTAGCTTTCTTGTTAGTACCTCGACAAGTGACTCCATGGACTGGTTTGCTTTTGATGTACGAATGGACATTCACAATCTTCATTATATTATTTGGAGGTTATCTCCATTTGATTTCTAACTGGGGAAAGACCATCGCATCACGACTGCCTTCTTCGTCATCTCATGCCGAAGTTTCTGATGGCGATTTGGGAAAAG GCAATCAGCGACATATGTCATCGTGTGACGGTGCCACATGGTTCTATGGATTAGGGATGACCATCTTGGCTATTGCTGGTCCATCGATGCCTTTTCTTTTTGGGGTAACTGCTTTGTTTTTAAG GTTAGGTTTGATTGTTGCCGGGGTAATAATATTAGCATCTTTCATGACATACGCTTCCGAACATCTTGCTATCAGATCATTTTTGAAGGGCATTGAAGAATATGATATTGCAAAAAATGTGCATCCTTGA
- the LOC112710956 gene encoding inositol phosphorylceramide glucuronosyltransferase 1 isoform X2, protein MKALNTLWLCLLILLLFVRLGASDGHRKTNEAYATLLYGDEFLLGVRVLGKSIRDTGSKKDMVVLVSDGVSDYACNLLQADGWIVEKISLLSNPNKIRPSRFWGVYTKLKIFNMTDYKKVVYLDADTIVVKNIEELFKCARFCGNLKHSERMNSGVMVVEPSISLFNDMMNKVNTLPSYTGGDQGFLNSYYSEFPNAHVFEPNMPSESLNNRKVPEMERLSTVYNADVGLYMLANKWMVDENELRVIHYTLGPIKPWDWWASWLVKPVDVWQNIREKLEESLPGTRGGQNPKDSLIVKFLFLFPICVVLFCCYRSYQKNPCCFGSFCRTSLFDHVRHHCHKIKSGGSVAYISISTSTISSTHEYKVPAYLGGISVCVCFMATVVSLGLAFLLVPRQVTPWTGLLLMYEWTFTIFIILFGGYLHLISNWGKTIASRLPSSSSHAEVSDGDLGKGNQRHMSSCDGATWFYGLGMTILAIAGPSMPFLFGVTALFLRLGLIVAGVIILASFMTYASEHLAIRSFLKGIEEYDIAKNVHP, encoded by the exons ATGAAAGCACTCAATACGCTGTGGTTGTGTTTGTTAATTCTGTTACTCTTCGTTCGATTGGGAGCTTCCGATGGACATCGCAAGACGAACGAGGCATACGCTACTCTGTTGTACGGTGACGAATTTTTGCTTGGCGTTCGAGTTCTCGGGAAATCGATTCGTGACACGGGATCCAAGAAGGACATGGTTGTTTTGGTCTCAGATGGAGTCTCTGATTATGCTTGCAACCTCCTCCAG GCTGATGGGTGGATAGTTGAGAAGATTAGTTTACTATCAAATCCAAATAAAATACGTCCATCGAGATTTTGGGGTGTATATACAAAGCTAAAAATATTTAACATGACTGACTACAAGAAAG TTGTATATCTTGATGCGGACACAATTGTGGTTAAAAATATTGAAGAACTTTTCAAATGTGCAAGATTTTGTGGTAACTTGAAGCATTCTGAGAGGATGAATTCAGGTGTCATGGTGGTAGAACCGTCTATCTCACTCTTTAATGACATGATGAACAAAGTGAATACTCTGCCATCTTATACTGGAG GAGATCAGGGATTTCTCAATTCGTATTACTCGGAATTTCCTAATGCACATGTTTTTGAGCCAAATATGCCTTCAGAGTCATTGAATAATAGAAAAGTTCCTGAAATGGAGCGACTTTCCACTGTTTATAATGCAGACGTAGGTCTTTACATGTTGGCTAATAAG TGGATGGTAGATGAGAATGAACTCCGGGTGATTCACTATACGCTCGGCCCTATCAAGCCTTGGGATTGGTGGGCATCTTGGCTTGTGAAACCTGTTGATGTGTGGCAG AACATAAGGGAAAAGCTTGAGGAATCCCTTCCTGGAACTAGAGGGGGCCAAAATCCTAAAGATAGTCTTATTGTGaagtttctttttctatttccaaTATGTGTTGTACTCTTTTGTTGCTATCGTTCATATCAGAAG AATCCATGTTGCTTTGGTTCCTTTTGTAGAACTTCACTATTTGATCATGTCAGACACCATTGTCATAAAATTAAATCAGGTGGATCAGTTGCATATATTAGCATTTCTACTTCAACCATCAGTTCCACCCATGAG TACAAAGTTCCTGCTTACTTGGGTGGCATTTCAGTCTGTGTCTGCTTTATGGCTACAGTGGTGTCTCTTGGACTAGCTTTCTTGTTAGTACCTCGACAAGTGACTCCATGGACTGGTTTGCTTTTGATGTACGAATGGACATTCACAATCTTCATTATATTATTTGGAGGTTATCTCCATTTGATTTCTAACTGGGGAAAGACCATCGCATCACGACTGCCTTCTTCGTCATCTCATGCCGAAGTTTCTGATGGCGATTTGGGAAAAG GCAATCAGCGACATATGTCATCGTGTGACGGTGCCACATGGTTCTATGGATTAGGGATGACCATCTTGGCTATTGCTGGTCCATCGATGCCTTTTCTTTTTGGGGTAACTGCTTTGTTTTTAAG GTTAGGTTTGATTGTTGCCGGGGTAATAATATTAGCATCTTTCATGACATACGCTTCCGAACATCTTGCTATCAGATCATTTTTGAAGGGCATTGAAGAATATGATATTGCAAAAAATGTGCATCCTTGA